TCCGGTCCGGTACTTGAAAAACCGGGTGATTTAGCCGGCTTACTTACAGGATTAGAGAACAGAGATGTTTTATTTATTGATGAAATTCATCGTTTGAGTCCGGTAGTTGAAGAGTATTTATATGCGGCAATGGAAGATTATAAGATTGATATTATGATTGAGTCCGGTCCTAGTGCGCGATCGGTACAAATTCAAATCAATCCTTTTACTCTAGTAGGAGCAACCACTCGTTCCGGTTTATTGACAGCTCCTTTGCGCTCTCGTTTTGGTATTACCTGCCGTCTGGAATATTATAGTGCAGATGTTTTAAAAAGAATAATTATTCGTTCTTCTAAAATTTTAAAAACACCTATTGAAGATGCCGGAGCCGAAGAAATTGCCAGAAGAAGCAGAGGTACTCCAAGAATTGCAAACTTATTGCTGAAAAGAGTTCGCGATTTTGCTCAAATAAAAGGAAATGGAACCATAGATAAGGAAATTGCTCAGATTGCCCTTACAGCTTTAAATGTAGATGAAAATGGTTTGGATCAGATGGATAATAAGATTTTAGTCTCCATTATTGATAAGTTTGCCGGTGGACCGGTAGGTATCACAACTATTGCTACAGCTGTAGGTGAAGAAGCTGGGACGCTGGAAGAGGTTTATGAACCCTATTTAATCATGGAAGGCTATCTCCAAAGAACTCCAAGGGGAAGAACCGCTACTCCAAAAGCATATAAGCATCTTGGAAAAAAAATACCCGGCAAACCGGGATCTCTGTTTGATGATGAACTGCTTTGAGTTTAAAGAAAATAAAAGACTCTCAAAGAAAATAAGTTATTGAATTGTATACTTCTCCAGAAATCTTGTTGAGAAGGTGGTGCCGGCCTAACCGGAATTATTGAATAGGCAAAGCGTAGTTGTGCCCCAAAATCTTCTGTAAATAAAAAACCTGCACTCGCAAGTGCATTTAAGTCAAATCTGGAATAAGGT
The Chitinophagaceae bacterium genome window above contains:
- the ruvB gene encoding Holliday junction branch migration DNA helicase RuvB, which translates into the protein MRDQITDAEKNNLDPQEKEFENVLRPDQLDEFRGQGQIIDNIKIFIAAAKQRAEALDHVLLHGPPGLGKTTLSHIISNELGVGIKITSGPVLEKPGDLAGLLTGLENRDVLFIDEIHRLSPVVEEYLYAAMEDYKIDIMIESGPSARSVQIQINPFTLVGATTRSGLLTAPLRSRFGITCRLEYYSADVLKRIIIRSSKILKTPIEDAGAEEIARRSRGTPRIANLLLKRVRDFAQIKGNGTIDKEIAQIALTALNVDENGLDQMDNKILVSIIDKFAGGPVGITTIATAVGEEAGTLEEVYEPYLIMEGYLQRTPRGRTATPKAYKHLGKKIPGKPGSLFDDELL